ATTCGAAACGCACGATTGTTATCGCCTGCAAAGTCGCAGAAATCGTGATTGCCCTGCTGGCGATGGCAGCGTTCTTTACCGGACATTTACTGCCGCTTTTGGTGGTTCTTGGCTTACTCAGTACGCAAAGCGCCATGTTCGGGCCGGCCAAATACGGGATTCTGCCGGAAATGCTCCGCGATGACGATTTACCGCAGGCCAACGGCGTCATTCAGATGACCACCTTCCTGGCGATTATTTTTGGAATGGCGTCTGCCGGTTTTGTGAAACAGGCTTTTCCGGACGCACTCTGGAAAACCAGCTATTTCTGTATCGCTATTGCGGTGATTGGTACGATCTCTTCGTTCTGGGTTCGCAGAACGCCGGTCGCACATCCCGGACTTCCATTTCGCTGGTCAACACTAGGAGTCAATGCGGAAACCCGCACCTTGTTAATGCAGGATCGCCGCCTGCTGTCGGTGCTTTTGATTTCGTCAGTTTTCTGGTTCGTGGGAGGCATCATTCAGCCTCTGGTCAATATTTTCGGCATCGGTCAACTGCACCTCAGCGTCAGCCGAACCAGTCTGATGGCCGCCTGCATGGGCGTGGGCATCTCACTGGGGTGTGTACTGGCGGGACGTGCTTCTCATAAACGGGTCAATTTTAAATTAGTCACTATTGGCGCCTGGGGTATCGTAGCTTGTCTGATTCTGATGTCGGGCATTGGCTGGTGGGGACCTGCTGACGGTGTAGAAACGCTCAAAGAAGCCGACACCTCGTTATGGAATTCCTTCATCCCCCAAAATGGGGCCGAATGGATGGCCCGCTCGGTACTCACGCTGCTTGGCTTCTTTGCCGGCCTGTTTGTCGTGCCGCTGCAGGTGGAACTTCAGACCCGGCCTCCCAAATCGCAAAAAGGCCGCATGATTGGCACCATGAATCTGATCAACTGGGTCGGCATTGTGCTCTCCGCCCTGTTTTTCGGGACCTTCACGACCGTTTGCAACGCACTGCATTGGCCGATGAGCCACGTATTTCTGTTTCTGGCTCTGGTGATGCTGCCGATCGCGGTCTTGTATCACCCCAAAGATGAAGTCCTGGCCCATAGTGCCCCTGAACTTTCAAACTAAGGCTTGACCAGCGTCCGAGATCGAGCAGAATGAAGAGAGAAGCGTTTCTTCCGTTGAATCCACAAGTCGAACAGGGCACCGATGACCAGACAATTTGAATTTAATCCCGCCAACGTCAACACAATCCTCGATGAGACCTGGCAGCACCTGACCTCAGCCGTTGAGACGGAAACCCATCCCTGGCGATTGGGAAATCTGGCGACAGTCGCCGCAGACAGGCCGCGCGTGCGGACTGTCGTGCTCAGGGACGTGCAGCGGGGAGAACGGGAACTCATCTGTTATACGGATCGACGGTCGGATAAGGTCGCCGAATTGCAAGAGTCCCCCTGGATCGAATGGGTAACCTACGATCCTGTCACACGAGTTCAGATTCGTCTGCGCGGCATCGCGACATTGCACATTGATGATGATCGAGCCGCACAACACTGGGGGAACAGCAGTCTCGAGCATCGTCGGAGCTATATCACGGTTTCCGCACCAGGCACCAAGGCGGAGAGCGCCGTCCCCAATCTGCCGGATTTCCTATTCGACCGTTTGCCTAACGATGAAGAAGCCCAGTTGGGTTTTGAAAACTTTGCGGTGATTGTCTGCCGCATCGATCATCTGGACTGGCTGCAGCTCCGCCGCAACGGTCATCTCGCGGCCCAGTTCCTCTGGACCGACAAGTGGGAAGGCCATTGGAAGTACGCGTGATTCAGAATTGAATGAGAGGATGATTGCCAATGCAACGCTGGGTCAGTGTCATTATCGTGCTGGGACTAATGCTGCTGCTGTTTGGCCTGCTGATGCCAAACGTTGAGCAGTCTCTACAGCAGGCGCGGAAGAGCTCTTCAAAATATAACCTGCAGCAGATCGGGTCAGCGATTCTCAATTATCATGAGACGCTCGGCAGTCTCCCCCCCGGCGGCATCATTCGCGACGATGAGACCGCGATGCAGGGCTGGCTGACGATGATTCTTCCTTATATGGACGGGAGCCCAGATTATAGCTGGCTCGACTTGAATGAATCCTGGCAGAGTCCCCGCAATGCATATGTGTTTGATCAATCGCGCCCCGTGTTCCTGATCCCGGGTGTGGAGCAACACTATACCACAGCAGGTTTTGGCTTGACCCATTATCTGGGGAATCCGAATCTGTTGTATCGCAACAGTAGTGTCACCTTTGGACAAATGGAAAACGGAACCGCACATACCTGGCTGGCGGGTGAAGTGACCGGTGATTTTCAGCCATGGGCCTATCCTTTTAACTGGCGACCGCTGGGAACGAAACTGTGTGACGGCGACGATGGCTATGGACGGCCTGAGTGGAAAGGGGGGCATCTGCTGTTCGCCGATGGCAGCGTTTCTTTCTTTTCTCAGGGAATCGATCCCGGAATCCTGGAACGCTTTGCCGCGGCGCCACCCGTCGCGACAGCGGAACAGATCGCCGCCCCGGATCGAGTCTTTCCACCAAGGGGAACCTCATGGGATCGCATCGAGTTGCAGTCAGATCCCCAGAGCCAGCGGAACTATTTTGCCTTCGCGCTGCAGGCAGAGAATGACATGTTGCTGGTCATTCAGGTATTTGCGGTTGAGAAAGAGCCCGACCCGCCACCAAAAAAAGGAGGTAGCCCTCCCCTGTTAATCCTCCGCGTTGAATCCGCGACAGACATCACCGCGGCATTAGAGGAAACCTCAATGGCCCAGGATACAACCCCCGCGCAGTTGGCAGCGAATGTGAAAACACTGCAAGCGCTGCAGAAACGGTTGGTGAAACAAGACTCCGCCCGATAAAAGTGTGGTTCACCGGTTTTGAAGGCCCTATAATGGACATTGCCTGAAGTGTGACAACATTGACAATCTCCGAGTGTCACCGCGGGAGGAGTTGAAAGCATGACTCAGCAACGTCGAGCAGGTCTGACCTGGGTGGAACTGTGTGTTATTCTAGGCATTATTTCCCTGACAATTGCCTTGCTCCTGCCCGCCGTGCAGAGTGCTCGAGAACAGGCCCGTAAGTCGAGTTGGAAAAATAATCTGAAGTCGATTGGTCTGGCACTTCACAATTATCATGATGATCATCGGTGCTTCCCCCCCGGCGGGATCATTCGTGAAGATGATACTGCCATGCACGGCTGGATGATGATGATCATGCCTTACCTGGATGCCAATCCGCTATCTGTCATGATTGACTATGATCAACCCTGGGATCACCCGGTAAATGTTCCCGTTTTTAAACGTTCGATTCATTATTATATGATGCTCGATGTGGATTTAGGATTGACCAGTGAAGGTCATAGTTTGACTCAGGTGCTTGGGAACCCGAATCTGATGCATCGCAACAGTCAGGTCGGACTCAAAGAACTGAACGGGGAGGCTGCCCATAACTGGTTGGCGGGAGAAATCGCTGGCAATTATCAGCCGTGGGGTTATCCATTTAACTGGCGACCGCTGGGAACCAAACTGTGTGATGGGCCAGAGAGTTTCGGTCATCCTGCCTGGGACGGCGGTCATCTGCTGCTTGTAGATGGTCGTGTCTCTTTTTTTTCGGATGACACCTCCCCCGAAATTTTAAGACGCCTGGCAAATGCCCCCCCTGTTGCATCCAGAGAAGAGACCGCTGTGCCGGATCACATCTTTCAACTCGGTAATTTTTACTGGAAACGTTTTGACCTGCAGTCTGATCCGCACGGGAAGAATAAATATCTGGTGCAAGTCTTGCGTAATCCAGCAGGGACGCCTTTGCAAATCAATGTCTATGTTACAAAAAGATTCACTCCCGAAGAATTGACATATTATAAAACCAGTATTGAAGTTCTGCATTTATTATCGCAGATCACTCCGTCTACCGACGTCGCCTCGACTCTCAAAGCCACAACCCTCGCGGAAGCGACGAGCCCTGCGCAGTTCGAGACGAATGTGAAAATGCTGCAGACGATTCAACGACGATTACCAAAAACCAATTCCCATGAGGTACGGCCATAAGGGATTCTGCCGCAGTCCAAGAGAGGCATCAATTATGAACGGTCAGCGTTGGATTACTGTCGGTGTCGTGCTCGGTCTGTTGTTGCTGGTGTTTGGACTACTCTTACCTGCCATTCAAGATGCGAGAGAAACGGCGCGCAAGTCGACTTCCAAAAATAATCTGAAGCAGCTTGGGCTGGCGTTTCACAATTATCATGATACACATCGGTGCTTCCCCCCGGGGGGGATCGTTCGTGAAGATGGTGCACCGATGAATGGTTGGATCACACAGCTCATACCATTTTGTGAAGCCTCTCCTTTTTATTCCATGATCAATTTTCAGGTATCATGGAATCATTCGGAGAACAGAGAAATATTTGAGGAGACACGTCCGTTCTTGATGATTCCGGGAGTTGAGGCGAATTATACCAGCACAGGCTACGGGCTGACTCATTATCTGGGGAATCCGCATCTCCTATATCGCAACAGTTCTGTTACATTAGATCAAATAGGAAACGGTATCGCGCATACCTGGATGGTGGGTGAGGTGGCAGGCAATTATCAACCGTGGGGTTATCCGTTCAACTGGCGGCCACTGGGAACCAAACTGTGCGACGGACCGGAGAGTTTTGGTCATCCTCCCTGGGACGGTGGTCATTTTCTGTTTGCAGATGGTCATGTTGCTTTTTTTTCAGATGACATCACTCCTGAAATCTTAAGTCTTTTAGCAGCCGCGCCTCCCATTCCATCGGCGGAACAGATGACCGTTCCGGAGAAACGGTTTAAAACGGATGGTTTTCAATGGGCTGAAGTTTCACTTCAGTCAGACCAGGAAGCGAAGAATATCTATTACGCACGAGTTCTGCAAAATTCTGAAAGGATTCCGCTTCGGATGGAGGTCTTTTCATTAGTCAATTTCGAAAAAATTGAAGCAGAAGCAGATGAGGCAATGGTGAAAAGGTATCCTCTACCTCAGTTACTGTTTCGTGTCGAGGTGAACACAGACATCAATGCCAGAATGAAAGAAACCTCAATGTCACAGGAAACGACCCCCGAACAGTTCCAATCCAATCTGAAAACGCTGGAATCGCTGCAAAAACAATTGATACACAAATGATGGTTTCATTCTGTTGATGACTCTGTTAGCTTGCTTTCTGTTGGCGTGGATCGAGGTACGAGGATCTAGCATTTGGGAAATGGTGAGGCAAATGAAACAGGACACGAGACGATGACAGAGGCAGCGTCGAACTCAGATCGGATCTCGGGTGAGCAGTGGCTTCGGGGAACCTCGACATCACTGAAACGGACCAGGCAGGGATTTACTCTGTTCCTTTACGGCTGCATTCTGGTCTGCCTGGCGGCGCTGGGAGTACTCTATTTTGAGTTCAGCACAGAACTGCTGTCTGTGGTCATGCAGGTCCTGCCTGTTACGGCGCTGATGGGAAATCTGATCATCTTCGCAGGGGCTCTGTTACTTTTCTCAGTGCCGACAGAAGTCAATTCTCGCGGTTTACTCATCGGGGCGTCAGTCGGCTTTTTCGCCAAAGTGATTTTTGCGGGAACCGTCTTTTGGGGTCCCGGATTTCTGGGGCTGCCCTTGGCACTCTGCCTGAAGCTGGCAGCATATATTGGTTTGATTCTGTTTGCGCTATTTCTGAGAAACTTGTTGTTGTATCTCAATCGTTCCGATCAGCTGCTGAAAGTGTACGGTCTGTTGGTAACGTCGGTGCTGTTTCTGCTGGGATCCTGGTGCATGGAACTGGTGATGGATCTCGGATTGATCAAATTTACTTTGATCCACATTTACTCCGTGATGCTGGTGGGATTATTTCTGTATCCCTGTCTGTTCTATAGTCTCAAAAAAGTATTAGCCCCGTGAATGAAAGCGAACGCGCTGGCCACAA
This genomic interval from Gimesia alba contains the following:
- a CDS encoding DUF1559 family PulG-like putative transporter, producing MNGQRWITVGVVLGLLLLVFGLLLPAIQDARETARKSTSKNNLKQLGLAFHNYHDTHRCFPPGGIVREDGAPMNGWITQLIPFCEASPFYSMINFQVSWNHSENREIFEETRPFLMIPGVEANYTSTGYGLTHYLGNPHLLYRNSSVTLDQIGNGIAHTWMVGEVAGNYQPWGYPFNWRPLGTKLCDGPESFGHPPWDGGHFLFADGHVAFFSDDITPEILSLLAAAPPIPSAEQMTVPEKRFKTDGFQWAEVSLQSDQEAKNIYYARVLQNSERIPLRMEVFSLVNFEKIEAEADEAMVKRYPLPQLLFRVEVNTDINARMKETSMSQETTPEQFQSNLKTLESLQKQLIHK
- a CDS encoding DUF1559 family PulG-like putative transporter is translated as MTQQRRAGLTWVELCVILGIISLTIALLLPAVQSAREQARKSSWKNNLKSIGLALHNYHDDHRCFPPGGIIREDDTAMHGWMMMIMPYLDANPLSVMIDYDQPWDHPVNVPVFKRSIHYYMMLDVDLGLTSEGHSLTQVLGNPNLMHRNSQVGLKELNGEAAHNWLAGEIAGNYQPWGYPFNWRPLGTKLCDGPESFGHPAWDGGHLLLVDGRVSFFSDDTSPEILRRLANAPPVASREETAVPDHIFQLGNFYWKRFDLQSDPHGKNKYLVQVLRNPAGTPLQINVYVTKRFTPEELTYYKTSIEVLHLLSQITPSTDVASTLKATTLAEATSPAQFETNVKMLQTIQRRLPKTNSHEVRP
- a CDS encoding MFS transporter, whose amino-acid sequence is MLFRREYQLDVSGELRLNIAPQQGLYAVTEMELTPSKELPPLYHDSSFWGMTVTQFWGAFNDNLYKQLVLLFCAQQALQAQTSDQQGTALAVFALPFVFFSGLGGWYADRHSKRTIVIACKVAEIVIALLAMAAFFTGHLLPLLVVLGLLSTQSAMFGPAKYGILPEMLRDDDLPQANGVIQMTTFLAIIFGMASAGFVKQAFPDALWKTSYFCIAIAVIGTISSFWVRRTPVAHPGLPFRWSTLGVNAETRTLLMQDRRLLSVLLISSVFWFVGGIIQPLVNIFGIGQLHLSVSRTSLMAACMGVGISLGCVLAGRASHKRVNFKLVTIGAWGIVACLILMSGIGWWGPADGVETLKEADTSLWNSFIPQNGAEWMARSVLTLLGFFAGLFVVPLQVELQTRPPKSQKGRMIGTMNLINWVGIVLSALFFGTFTTVCNALHWPMSHVFLFLALVMLPIAVLYHPKDEVLAHSAPELSN
- a CDS encoding pyridoxamine 5'-phosphate oxidase family protein produces the protein MTRQFEFNPANVNTILDETWQHLTSAVETETHPWRLGNLATVAADRPRVRTVVLRDVQRGERELICYTDRRSDKVAELQESPWIEWVTYDPVTRVQIRLRGIATLHIDDDRAAQHWGNSSLEHRRSYITVSAPGTKAESAVPNLPDFLFDRLPNDEEAQLGFENFAVIVCRIDHLDWLQLRRNGHLAAQFLWTDKWEGHWKYA
- a CDS encoding DUF1559 family PulG-like putative transporter, whose amino-acid sequence is MQRWVSVIIVLGLMLLLFGLLMPNVEQSLQQARKSSSKYNLQQIGSAILNYHETLGSLPPGGIIRDDETAMQGWLTMILPYMDGSPDYSWLDLNESWQSPRNAYVFDQSRPVFLIPGVEQHYTTAGFGLTHYLGNPNLLYRNSSVTFGQMENGTAHTWLAGEVTGDFQPWAYPFNWRPLGTKLCDGDDGYGRPEWKGGHLLFADGSVSFFSQGIDPGILERFAAAPPVATAEQIAAPDRVFPPRGTSWDRIELQSDPQSQRNYFAFALQAENDMLLVIQVFAVEKEPDPPPKKGGSPPLLILRVESATDITAALEETSMAQDTTPAQLAANVKTLQALQKRLVKQDSAR